A region of Mammaliicoccus sp. Dog046 DNA encodes the following proteins:
- a CDS encoding PTS glucitol/sorbitol transporter subunit IIC yields MNIIEWFGKHFIGLFEEGGKQFTELFTSIVPTLVVLLTFTYAMIKFIGEERVTKAIKVTSKYTITRYTIMPMLSVLLLTNPMAYTFGKFVDEKKKPAFFDSLVTFLHPVTALFPYANAGELFVYLGIANGIQKAGLATSELAVRYFLIAIVIMLIRGIITEKITAYLYKKM; encoded by the coding sequence ATGAACATAATAGAATGGTTCGGAAAACATTTTATTGGCTTATTTGAAGAAGGCGGCAAGCAGTTTACTGAATTATTTACGAGCATTGTACCAACACTTGTCGTTCTATTAACTTTTACGTATGCAATGATTAAGTTTATTGGTGAAGAAAGAGTCACGAAAGCGATCAAAGTAACTTCTAAATATACGATAACTAGATATACAATTATGCCAATGTTATCCGTGCTACTTTTAACAAATCCAATGGCCTATACATTCGGGAAGTTTGTTGATGAAAAGAAAAAGCCAGCATTCTTTGATTCCTTAGTAACATTTCTACATCCTGTTACTGCCCTATTTCCATATGCAAATGCTGGTGAACTTTTCGTTTATTTAGGTATTGCTAATGGTATACAAAAAGCGGGTTTAGCTACTTCAGAATTAGCAGTTAGATATTTTTTAATCGCAATAGTCATTATGTTAATACGAGGTATTATTACTGAAAAAATAACTGCTTATCTATACAAGAAAATGTAA
- a CDS encoding NAD(P)-dependent oxidoreductase yields MSLYSDLLIKEEQADFIRVGVIGAGQMGRGLISQISQIPGMVVGGVCDIDESNIEFAIQGYKKFNKHDHDIKTSTKFEDVINGDYIDVVVDATGVPEIGAQIMELTLEASKHLVLLNVEVDITVGSIMKKKFEDKGLVYTGSAGDEPAVLVELYEFAKSMGLEVVVAGKGKNNKLQPYSNPDTCLEEAKSKNMNPKMLAAFQDGTKTMAEMNLLSNAIGYHVDIDGMHGVQANLDDVHEKLNLKSNGGVLNNLHVVEYVDGLAPGVFVIVRSDNAIVDEELRYLLKVDESHNHHYTLYRPYHLASLETPHTIAKAVMYNDYSIKPISGPVSETVARAKRDIKNGEAIDGIGGYTVRGEITSHQNMKDINAFPIGVITNGTKATKDIKKDEILTLDNTDLNKESVIYKLRQEQDRVFQ; encoded by the coding sequence ATGTCACTTTATTCAGATTTATTAATCAAAGAAGAACAAGCAGATTTTATTCGCGTTGGGGTTATTGGAGCAGGTCAAATGGGAAGAGGATTGATTAGTCAAATTTCTCAAATTCCAGGAATGGTTGTCGGTGGTGTTTGTGATATTGATGAATCAAATATTGAGTTTGCAATTCAAGGTTATAAAAAATTCAATAAACATGATCATGACATTAAAACTTCTACAAAATTTGAAGATGTAATTAATGGTGATTATATCGACGTGGTTGTAGATGCTACTGGTGTTCCTGAAATCGGCGCACAAATAATGGAACTAACACTTGAAGCAAGTAAGCATTTAGTACTATTAAATGTTGAAGTTGATATTACCGTAGGATCAATTATGAAGAAAAAATTTGAAGATAAAGGACTTGTTTATACAGGCTCTGCAGGCGATGAACCAGCTGTACTTGTAGAGTTATACGAGTTTGCGAAGTCTATGGGATTAGAAGTTGTTGTTGCCGGAAAAGGAAAAAACAACAAATTACAGCCTTATTCAAATCCAGATACTTGCCTAGAAGAAGCAAAGTCTAAAAATATGAATCCAAAAATGTTAGCTGCCTTTCAAGATGGAACAAAAACAATGGCCGAAATGAATCTATTGAGTAATGCTATTGGTTATCACGTTGATATCGATGGTATGCACGGAGTTCAAGCTAACTTAGATGATGTACATGAAAAATTAAATTTAAAATCTAATGGTGGTGTATTAAATAATTTACATGTTGTTGAATATGTAGATGGTTTAGCTCCTGGTGTGTTTGTCATAGTCAGATCCGACAATGCTATCGTAGATGAAGAATTAAGATATTTATTAAAAGTTGATGAAAGTCATAATCATCATTACACCTTGTATAGACCTTACCATCTTGCAAGTTTAGAGACACCACACACAATAGCTAAAGCAGTTATGTATAATGATTATTCAATTAAACCTATATCTGGACCTGTATCAGAAACTGTAGCTAGAGCAAAACGCGATATTAAAAATGGCGAAGCAATTGATGGTATCGGTGGTTACACTGTTAGAGGTGAAATTACAAGTCATCAAAACATGAAAGACATAAATGCCTTCCCTATTGGTGTTATTACAAATGGTACAAAAGCAACTAAAGATATTAAAAAAGATGAAATTTTAACTCTTGATAATACTGACTTGAATAAAGAATCTGTAATTTATAAATTACGACAAGAACAAGATCGAGTATTTCAATGA
- a CDS encoding PTS glucitol/sorbitol transporter subunit IIB, with protein MYKRVKVNKGNGGWGKGFTIAPTEEKDVILSVTGGGIHPVAQKIAELTGAEAVDGFKNTIKDTRIAAAIIDCGGTARIGVYPMKGILTVDLLPTSPSGPLAKHINEDNFVSGVKVSNIQLEDVTLENNNNDEQTSIIKDNNEADTDDTTTSQKEQTKDSKPSFLIRFSKGIGNVTGTFYQAGRDSIDMLIKNILPFMAFISMLIGIINYTGVGQWLAKLMTPLAGSLVGLLILVIICTIPILSPILGPGAVISQVIGVLIGTQIGAGNVPPEFALPALFAITGQVGADFIPVGLSLGEAEEKTVEVGVPAVLYSRMITGVLAVIIAYFASFGLY; from the coding sequence ATGTATAAGCGCGTTAAAGTAAATAAAGGTAATGGTGGATGGGGCAAAGGTTTCACTATAGCTCCAACAGAAGAAAAAGATGTGATTTTATCGGTTACTGGTGGAGGTATTCATCCAGTTGCACAAAAAATTGCTGAATTAACTGGAGCAGAAGCAGTTGATGGATTTAAAAATACAATTAAGGATACAAGAATAGCAGCAGCTATCATAGATTGTGGTGGTACAGCTAGAATTGGTGTTTATCCTATGAAGGGAATACTAACTGTTGATTTACTCCCTACTTCTCCTAGTGGACCATTAGCCAAACATATAAATGAAGATAACTTTGTTTCTGGTGTTAAAGTATCTAATATTCAATTAGAAGATGTTACACTAGAAAATAATAATAATGATGAACAAACCAGTATAATCAAAGATAACAATGAAGCAGATACGGATGATACAACAACTTCACAAAAAGAACAAACTAAAGATAGCAAACCATCATTTTTAATTCGTTTTTCTAAAGGTATTGGAAACGTAACAGGTACATTTTATCAAGCTGGTAGAGATTCAATCGATATGTTAATAAAAAATATATTACCATTTATGGCTTTTATTAGTATGCTAATTGGTATAATAAACTATACAGGTGTAGGTCAATGGTTAGCTAAATTAATGACTCCATTAGCTGGATCATTAGTCGGACTTTTAATATTAGTTATCATTTGTACTATACCAATACTCTCCCCTATTTTGGGACCTGGAGCAGTTATTTCACAAGTAATTGGGGTATTAATCGGAACGCAAATTGGAGCTGGAAATGTTCCTCCAGAATTTGCCCTTCCTGCACTATTTGCAATTACAGGTCAAGTTGGTGCTGATTTTATTCCAGTTGGTTTATCATTAGGTGAAGCTGAAGAAAAAACGGTTGAAGTCGGTGTACCAGCTGTACTCTATAGTAGAATGATAACAGGCGTACTAGCAGTCATAATTGCATACTTTGCTAGTTTCGGCTTATATTAA
- the yidC gene encoding membrane protein insertase YidC — protein sequence MKKLYTVLAFLAISVLLGGCAPKEGGMFHSTLVEPFVYLIKFFASFFNDSYGIGIIIVTLCVRLIVMPFMLKSFKGQKKMQFKMKQLKPEIDEINKKMKAAKDDQEKTQYSQEMMALYKEHDVNPLNMGCLPMLIQMPILMALYFAISHNDAFASHSFAWFNLGTPDIWMALIAGALYLLQAYLSTKYMPDDANGQMKYFMYLSPIMILIASINMPAALPLYWSASAIVLIIQQYISNKYFNYHEEELKPEVSH from the coding sequence TTGAAAAAATTATATACAGTATTAGCATTTTTAGCAATTTCAGTACTTTTAGGAGGGTGTGCACCAAAAGAAGGTGGCATGTTCCATTCAACTTTGGTAGAGCCATTTGTTTATTTAATTAAATTCTTTGCTTCATTCTTTAACGATAGCTACGGTATTGGTATCATCATTGTCACACTTTGTGTACGTTTGATTGTTATGCCGTTTATGTTGAAGTCGTTTAAGGGACAGAAGAAGATGCAATTTAAGATGAAACAATTGAAGCCTGAGATTGATGAGATTAATAAGAAGATGAAGGCTGCTAAAGATGATCAAGAAAAAACGCAATATAGCCAAGAAATGATGGCTTTATATAAAGAGCATGATGTGAATCCATTGAATATGGGTTGTTTACCGATGCTTATTCAAATGCCGATATTGATGGCGTTATATTTTGCGATCTCACACAATGATGCATTTGCGAGTCATAGCTTTGCTTGGTTTAATTTAGGTACACCAGATATTTGGATGGCATTAATTGCAGGGGCTTTATATTTACTACAAGCATATTTATCAACAAAATATATGCCAGATGATGCAAACGGACAAATGAAATACTTCATGTATTTAAGTCCGATTATGATTTTAATTGCGAGTATAAACATGCCGGCAGCATTGCCATTATATTGGAGTGCAAGCGCGATTGTTCTTATTATTCAACAATATATATCTAACAAATACTTTAATTATCATGAAGAAGAATTAAAGCCTGAAGTTAGCCATTAA